TGCTGGCAGGTGGCCTATGCTGTGATGAAAGACCTTGATTCCAGAAAGGGACTACAGCTGTTGAATTAGGACTTCAGCTGTTAATTTAGGTTGCTTTCATATATACTGGAATCCTTTTTCTGGTGCCAGTGGATCTGTGCAGTTCCATATTGTGCTGGTAGCCATTATTAGTGCAGCAATTTATAAAACTAACTCCTGTTTTGGCTCCTGTGGTCAGTTCCATCTGAAGCATGTTGGTAGGCATGAAGTTTAACTTGCTAAGTTAATGAAGATGATTACTATAATATACCTGGCAATGCCTAGAATCCTGTTTTTAGctgagtattttaaaaattgttctgaAACTTCTGTCTCAAACCCTCTGGAGAAGATGAtactatattttaaattatttagatCCTGTGATCAGTAATAACATTCAAGGTGTCTGTATCCTTTTCCTGTCTCCCACTTGTACATATCTGCCCTTCCCTCCTTAATTTCCAGAACTTTTTACCATGGGACTAGTCTGTTCTTCCTCTGCCAGTTCTCACCAACCAATATGATACAAAATTTCCTCCCAATGTTGCCATTGATGATGTACTCACATGGTCCAATTCCATAGAAGATAACGAATAGGAAGATCAAGATAACACTGAAGTAATGCATCCAGAAAAACTGATGCTAAAAGTGAGAAACCAGTGATATCAAACCATTAGATACATGACAGAATAGCTGAGCTCTGTATTTTCTGCCACTGACTCAAGTTTTTGTACATATCCTGTGAGGCAAGATCAGAAGGGTGGGCTGATGCTGGGTAAGTAGCCAGAAGGCTGCTGCCTCTTTACCTGCAGTGACAAGGTCATGGTAAGGAGCGCTAGCACAGAACACATCAGTGCATATCCTCCCCATAGCAGCACCTTCCTCCCAAATCTGTCTATAAGGGtgctctgaaaagcagaaaacataaaTCATAATTCaacttctgaaataattccTCCCCTCTCCATGTATTCTTCGCAGAAGACTTATCTGAATAATAGCCACAAATCAATGTCATTTGAGAGTCTCTTAATTCCTAATGAATTTGATCAGCTTCTTCAAAGCTAATTCATTATTAATTAACCTGTGTTTATTAGTCAGCCCTAGGCTGTTGTTAGTTCCCTTTCTCGGGTGCTGGTATGTATCGAATTGTGCACACATCTAATCCAGAAcatcagaaaattgttttgcagaataaaaagtCTGAAGACATACAGTCATGCAAATAATTTGGGAAAAGagctgccttttatcctgcaTGTGGCTTTGCAGAAGCCAGAAGATGTGTCTTAGGTTATGCAAATCTTCCCTGAGCCCAGTTATAAGTAAGGAAAAGTACAATTGTTGACCACATTAAATTTCTCCTTCAAACTCAAGTCTGAAAAGACTTACACACAGTATAGAGGATAAGCATTCACACAACCCAACTCCCAGGGACACATATGGGATAAGGTATTCTTCAAACTTGGCTGTGTGGAATACTTCAAAAGAATAGAAGTATAtctgaaaaatgcagagaggaaatgcaCCTGTGAAAAAAGTGTTGCAATTGTGATGCAGTTCTAAGCTGATGTAACAGCCAGTAACTTAGTGGGGTTTGTAACGCTGCCTAGAGTCATCTCTTGTTCTGGGGATAAAGAGAGCACTCAACTGCATTGATTCCACAGAGCTGCAAGGTGGTCATGACAGTCATCAAGATGTAAAGTTGCCAGCGCAAAGATCGCTCTTTTATTACTTCAAGGACACGCAAGGTTTTCGTGCTCGTCATTGCAACTTTCTCCTTCATAATGTCATCAATTTCTGCTTGATGGTCTCCTTCCCCCCAGAGCTTCCTGATGGCTGTtggggagaaagaagggagTGGATTATTCTACCAGTATAGCTCCATCACGAGTGGTTATGTTAAACCCTTTAGTCTGCCTGTCCATTTGCATAGGTGGTGGTGTTGGTGCTGTCTGCTTCTGCCATCTGGTTGGGTCTGGGGCAGCAGGCAAACAgaagaattttgtttctctggctGTCAATATAGCATACCTTTCTAATGTTGAGTTGACTTAATTGTAAACAAAGTAAACATTTaagtacattttatttcataaaaaatgaactgcctaaataattttctttaaagaaataaaatttcccACCAAAGTGGGAAAGGTTCAACTTGCTAATATATATCTATCTTTCTTGTCTTAACTGATTAAGTTTGACTGCGTGAGGCCCCAGGTTAATACAGATGTATTGCTGTAGGTACCTCAGCTGTTTTATTTAGAACTGCCTCTGCTGTTACTCCATGGCactgcactgtgctgcacagctctgccctgctttCTTGTCTTCTACAGAGGCTGTCACTCTAACATATCAAATGAAGTGAAGTCCGTGAGGAAAGTAGACACTCTACCTTTCTTGCAGGCTTCCTCATTACCCTTCTGTATCAGGAGGTAGGATGGTGAATCAGGGAAAAATGGGAGGGTAACCAGTTGAACCACTGCTGACAGTCCACTAGATGCTAACAACCATGGCCACAAAGCTTCACTTCCTAAAATCTCCCTGGAAAGTGTATGTGAAACAAAATTATGTTGAAATAATGGACTGAATGTTCAGAAAGTTTTTGGGAGTGATGAGGATTGCTCAGATTCCATTCAAGGGTGCAGTGGAGCAAACACCTGAATTGATAATTCATCAGATTTCACAAATTTGgctatttctatttctgacaattttaaagaaattatttggcaTTTTGAAAAACTTTCTAAAGATCATTAGGATCCAATATAATGTCTAGAGAGCTGATGAGACTGATTTGACCACTGTTTGACCACAGGACCAAAACATCTTGCTAAGACTTTTCATGTAAGTACAGTGAATTTTGAAGGGGAAGTCACCTAGTAGAAAGGGTATGGAAATAAGAAGAAATCAGATTAtgagtaattaattttttatttctcctatATTTAAAACTATATGTTTGCCTCAAAAAacatagagaaaagaaaacttttcttctgGCATAAGGCCTGTTTTGGGGAAGACGAGAGGGTTTCTTAGTCACTGACTAGGTGAGAGGCTAAGGTTATAGAAAGATTTCTACTACTTTTAGTGTAACTTGGTAGAAAGATTGAAGGATTTACCGTAGTCCGATAACCTGTCCTGCGAGTTTTCCCAGtgtcagaaaaacagcaacTGTGGAGTTGGTAAATCCACGCAGCTTCTTGGGTGAAATCTCTCCTACATACTGAGGATGTATATTGAGAGAAAAACCTTTAACACAGAAGAGGATAGATAACTgttaaaatactgagaaaagcTTAACTTTCTGACTCCGTCCTCTCTTGTATTGTTTCCGTTCACTCTGGTATTTGGATTAAAATTTCTTGCAAAAGGGATGATGTTGTTCACTTTTAATAAGTGTCTAgtatatttgctttaaaaattattctccaGAAATGGCAATACCTGTAGAGAAAATCCTGGGACAGCAAGGATGCTTGTCCTCCACAGTGGCATGAGCACATACCTGTACCAATGCCATAGAGAAAGCGTCCGACCAGAATCATCTCGAAGGATTTGGCTGTTTTACTGAAGGCCATGAAAAGTGCAGCTACCAGCATGATCAGGTTGGTGCACATTTGGcacttttttctgaaaaaaaaaaaaaaaaagcccatgaGAATTTAGTGTGAAATGAGAACATCTTGTGCTCTTTTGATTAACCTTGCTGTGACAGGAAGCATGGGACAGTGATTCCTGCTGTATTGAGGAatggctgaaataattttgacttTGGCTAGTCAAAGTGATTCTTTAAAATTTCAGGATCCTTTAgatttgaattaatttcttagcTTAGAATTTAAACAGTTGGAACACCTCATCAGCATTTCCACAGTACAAGTGGGGAAAGAGCTCAAAGAACTGGCCCAGGTAGTCACcaagatttttaaatggctaGAATTCCTCATAAAACATCAGGTTGTTCCCCAGAAATAATCTGAGTCCATCGCTCCCACTCTAGAATGGCTCATATTAAAGACACTCTTGGCTAAATGGATGTGATCTGAGAtagcagaaagattttttaGAGGCATATTTCAAAAGACACTCAGTGTGAATCATGGGCTGATATGTTCATAACCGTGATGTCTCAGGCTCAGATCAAAGTCTTTTGCACTCAGTTGTTTTGCCATGATGCTTGCTAGACAAGAGTCCTCTTGTACACAGTAAGGATTCACAGAGATACTCTATTTAGAAGGCTGTGATTCAGCGGTTAGGTTATCATGTGTTAAATAACCCATGGGAGAAGTGTGTGATCTTGTTTCCTGTCTTGGGAGACCCTCTGAGTGTGGGATGAGGCAGTGTCCCACAAGAAATTTCTTGGGGGCACTTACCTGATAGGAAAGAACACAATTGCAGGCAGGCTAAGATGGTTTGTTGAGACCCATATGAGGGGCCTCTGGATCAGTGGGTTGTGGAGCAGATCTTTAAGTGGGTCACACCAAGTAGATATGTTTGCCAATTTCTCTGCAAATGAAATTAGTGGTGTTACACACAAGGTACTGAGAACAGACCAGATGGGTGACGAATCCTTTCTCCATccagagggaaagaaattttGGAACTGACTTTCAGTAAAATGGATTGCCAAGGACAGAAATGTCTCTTGGATAATTCGTTTGGTGCTGATTGTATCTTTACAGTGTAGTTAAAgggcaatttatttttttctattctgttcACATTTTCATTAGACTAGATCTGAATATTTCATATAACATCATCACCCCATAATGAGTGTATTTAAATGGAAACCTGGCTCTTCTTTGACACTTAAGGATATCTTCCACACAGTGGTTTCCAGGTGGTTAGAGTATCTGCATATAACACGCTACAATACAAGACACATGGCTCCTTTTTGGTGGTTTGTAGAGCTGGGGAGATCTTTATGAGAGCCATAGGGGATCTTGAAGAGAACACGAGGCAAGTACACTATCCTGCTACTCCCAGTGGCACTGATCTGGTGGTGTGGTGATGAATGCATCCTTTACAGAAACACAGTTCAGTGGGGAGAGCAGATAAACAAGATAAAAGACTGCTTGCTACTTGAAAGAGGTGGATGTGCTAGCAAACCAAATCAGTCTTCAGTCAGACTGCTTCAACCAAGAAGAGGTTTATTTGTTCACCTTGGTATTTCCCTGTACTTTCTGACTATTGAGCTGTTAGAAGAAACACTTACTTCCTGTATTTTGTAGTCAGGTAGCCACAGCAGAGGCTCCCCAGGAATCCTCCTATCCCATAAACAGACACAATGAAGGACCACAACAGCATGATTGTCTCAGGATGGAGGGGGGAACCATGTCGCTCTATCCAGGTTTCATTAATAAACCTCCTGatgtgctgaaaaataaaatgagatttgACTGGACAATGGGTATAATATTGCTTCGTATTACTTGGCTGTTGTACTTGAGATCTAGTCTGTGGTTCTAATATTAGACTTCTTTTGAGACTAACTTTCCTAGTAAATCAAATTAGCTGAGATCACACTGCAAAATCTTCAAGTTTGTATCAGTCAGTAAGCTTCCTGAGGAAGCATgctaaaagcacattttctgccttcctttgGAGGCTTGTATACTATGTGgtaacaatttatttaaaacagaaagtacCATCCTGttctttaaaggagaaaaagtgcTCTACACTTTTGTTGTTACTGTTAGCCAAAGAAAAGGCATAGGTGTATCAGCTGAATGCTCAGTACATTTGAAACCTATGGGGGAATGGGGAGCTCAGGCTctacattttgtgttttcagcCTTAGGGAGATGGCTACTTACCACAGAAGGATAGTTGATGACAGAAATGTGAAATCCATATGGGAAACTACCACCAATTCCTAGCACTAAA
This sequence is a window from Pelecanus crispus isolate bPelCri1 chromosome 11, bPelCri1.pri, whole genome shotgun sequence. Protein-coding genes within it:
- the LOC104033229 gene encoding solute carrier family 2, facilitated glucose transporter member 11, with the protein product MATFFSDLVQFRGLFQMILVLGIGGSFPYGFHISVINYPSVHIRRFINETWIERHGSPLHPETIMLLWSFIVSVYGIGGFLGSLCCGYLTTKYRKKKCQMCTNLIMLVAALFMAFSKTAKSFEMILVGRFLYGIGTGFSLNIHPQYVGEISPKKLRGFTNSTVAVFLTLGKLAGQVIGLREILGSEALWPWLLASSGLSAVVQLVTLPFFPDSPSYLLIQKGNEEACKKAIRKLWGEGDHQAEIDDIMKEKVAMTSTKTLRVLEVIKERSLRWQLYILMTVMTTLQLCGINAIYFYSFEVFHTAKFEEYLIPYVSLGVGLCECLSSILCSTLIDRFGRKVLLWGGYALMCSVLALLTMTLSLQHQFFWMHYFSVILIFLFVIFYGIGPSGASISIMVEIFSQSFRPSAFLIVGCINWMGLFVLGMIFPLIVDNLGPFCFLIFLGILALSAVFIYLYLPETKGKSIMEIKAEFNKLNFGKKETSVTENNFPKEQLFCTKL